The following proteins are co-located in the Lacticaseibacillus paracasei subsp. paracasei genome:
- a CDS encoding YjdF family protein, with protein MTIQGKLTVYFERPFYRGLFEQTMGDTYRVAKVTFGTQAPTASELLHLIQQRWEDLHWVAAQDVILPKLQMTTSPKRRSRQARKEVRNAKRTQATTFLKLAHKRNLQVKKQRRKQLKDQHACEVRLKKQAKRLEKHQGH; from the coding sequence TTGACAATTCAAGGCAAGCTAACAGTTTATTTTGAACGACCTTTTTATCGCGGATTGTTCGAACAAACAATGGGAGACACGTATCGTGTTGCTAAAGTCACATTTGGGACACAAGCCCCGACAGCAAGTGAGTTGTTACATTTAATTCAACAACGATGGGAAGACTTACATTGGGTAGCCGCACAGGATGTTATTCTCCCCAAGTTACAGATGACAACAAGTCCAAAAAGGCGTAGTCGTCAGGCTCGAAAAGAAGTCCGTAACGCTAAAAGGACCCAAGCAACAACTTTTTTGAAGCTAGCACACAAGCGAAATTTGCAGGTGAAAAAGCAACGACGCAAGCAACTGAAAGACCAGCACGCTTGTGAGGTTCGCTTGAAGAAGCAGGCGAAACGTTTAGAAAAACATCAGGGACATTGA
- a CDS encoding IS3 family transposase — protein sequence MFDYIHQESHHHQVTKMCRILGVSRAQYYRYRSPKTSKRRAEDADLKQRILRIFAEFKQRYGVMKIHHELNLELQPLQLRCSPRRISRLMKELDIHSVTVNKWKAASASKTKVEQRPNLLKQDFSTTGLNQKWTADMTYIQTKRNGWCYLSTIMDLHSRRIIGYSFSKKMDTDLVLKTLESAVKNRTITGDLIIHTDLGSQYTSDNYNQRLTELHIRHSYSRKGCPYDNAPMESFHASLKKECVYPVPVFEDYETAAAVLFEYVHAFYNRKRIHSSLGYQTPLQVEIATLTSQMAA from the coding sequence ATCTTTGATTACATTCACCAAGAAAGCCATCACCACCAGGTAACCAAGATGTGCCGAATCCTCGGTGTTTCCAGAGCTCAGTATTATCGTTATCGATCCCCCAAAACTTCAAAACGCCGGGCCGAAGATGCGGACTTGAAACAACGGATTCTGCGGATCTTTGCGGAATTTAAGCAGCGATACGGTGTTATGAAGATCCACCATGAATTGAATCTGGAACTTCAACCACTGCAGCTTCGGTGCAGTCCACGACGGATTTCCCGGCTCATGAAGGAACTGGATATCCACTCCGTTACCGTCAATAAGTGGAAAGCGGCTTCGGCTTCCAAAACCAAGGTTGAACAGCGTCCCAACTTGCTTAAGCAGGATTTCTCGACCACTGGTTTAAATCAAAAATGGACCGCTGATATGACCTATATTCAAACGAAGCGTAATGGCTGGTGTTACTTATCAACCATCATGGACCTGCACTCACGACGGATTATCGGCTATTCGTTCTCAAAAAAGATGGATACTGATTTAGTCTTAAAGACCCTTGAAAGCGCGGTTAAAAATCGAACCATTACTGGGGACCTGATTATCCATACGGATTTAGGATCACAGTATACCAGCGATAATTACAATCAACGTTTAACTGAACTACATATCCGCCACTCATACAGCCGTAAGGGTTGTCCGTATGATAATGCGCCAATGGAATCCTTTCACGCTTCCCTCAAAAAGGAATGTGTTTATCCAGTGCCGGTCTTTGAAGATTATGAAACTGCCGCTGCCGTCCTTTTTGAATATGTGCATGCTTTCTACAATAGGAAGAGAATTCATAGTTCACTGGGCTACCAGACCCCCTTACAAGTTGAAATTGCAACACTTACGAGCCAAATGGCCGCCTGA
- a CDS encoding IS30 family transposase, which produces MTHSQTNTHKHYQQLSFSDRATIQALQAAGDTATVIAQKLHRSKATISREITRGSVTQLDSKRHSHQVYLAETAQAMHDRKRDRTGHYAFLKTGRAFFKALSRELTRKPRVHSVDSFVHFYRDQGKACPSTTTVYRYIDAGLLELDNMTLPKKLRRRIKGYKNAHKRKNKKIYGDSIELRPAAVNDRTGVGHWEGDLVKGIRLADEPALMTLTERYSRTEIIVKIPDYHAGTCLKALQDTIDDYGAKEFESITFDNGSEFAKLSEIVGTQIYFAHPYSPWERGTNENANGLLREFFPKGKSLRAVTLVEIQAVQSALNHRPRRILNYLRPCDYYRCMA; this is translated from the coding sequence ATGACCCACTCTCAGACTAACACTCACAAGCATTACCAACAACTCAGTTTTAGCGACCGTGCTACAATTCAGGCCCTTCAGGCTGCTGGTGACACCGCGACCGTGATTGCACAGAAGCTTCATCGCAGTAAAGCGACAATCTCACGAGAAATCACGCGTGGATCTGTAACTCAGCTCGACTCGAAGCGTCACTCGCATCAAGTCTATCTTGCGGAAACTGCCCAAGCCATGCACGACCGTAAACGCGATAGAACCGGTCACTACGCCTTTCTTAAGACCGGCCGTGCGTTCTTCAAGGCTCTCTCCAGGGAGCTTACTCGTAAGCCGCGCGTACACAGCGTTGATAGCTTCGTACACTTCTATCGCGACCAGGGCAAGGCTTGCCCTTCAACGACAACTGTGTATCGCTACATCGACGCCGGGCTGCTTGAGCTAGACAACATGACACTTCCCAAGAAGCTCCGACGCCGCATCAAAGGCTATAAGAACGCCCACAAGCGCAAGAATAAGAAGATATACGGCGACTCAATCGAGTTGCGTCCTGCGGCCGTGAATGACCGCACAGGCGTGGGACATTGGGAAGGCGACTTGGTCAAGGGTATTCGCTTAGCTGATGAGCCAGCATTAATGACGCTCACAGAACGGTACAGCCGGACTGAGATCATCGTCAAGATTCCTGACTATCATGCGGGCACCTGCCTTAAAGCCTTGCAGGACACGATCGACGACTACGGGGCCAAGGAATTTGAGAGTATCACTTTTGACAATGGTTCCGAGTTTGCCAAGTTATCAGAGATTGTTGGAACCCAGATTTACTTCGCACATCCGTACTCGCCTTGGGAGCGTGGCACAAACGAGAACGCCAATGGACTGCTTAGGGAATTCTTCCCGAAAGGGAAGTCTCTCAGAGCAGTTACCCTGGTTGAAATTCAAGCAGTCCAATCCGCACTGAACCATCGTCCCAGACGTATTCTGAACTATCTTCGCCCATGCGATTACTACCGATGCATGGCGTAA
- a CDS encoding alpha/beta hydrolase — MADDDILAKIQAGWAQTAARDKARYADERVPEDVHWETEYRYENSADPQQTLNLYYPAKRRNATLPTVIDVHGGGWFYGDRNLNRNYCRYLASQGYAVMGMGYRLLPDVDVRGQIQDIFASLRWLSHFGPQRGFDLDHVLLTGDSAGGHLASLVACIQQSEELQELFGVDRVNFNFTLVALVCPVAEPGKLPEAAGDMSDMAAFYLDKLSGGDAALADHLNFSQVAKDLKLPPFMLIGGQNDSFYLQSQALLEVFAADKVTYTTKLWPASAGPHLKHVFNVQHWEWPESIETNLAMLRQFDALSKQRDEAEADDEDDL; from the coding sequence ATGGCAGATGATGACATTTTAGCAAAAATTCAGGCAGGCTGGGCGCAGACGGCAGCGCGCGATAAGGCACGCTATGCGGATGAACGGGTGCCAGAGGATGTCCACTGGGAAACGGAATACCGGTATGAAAACTCTGCTGACCCGCAGCAGACCTTGAACTTATATTATCCGGCAAAACGCCGCAATGCGACGTTGCCAACTGTGATTGATGTTCATGGCGGCGGTTGGTTTTATGGCGATCGCAATCTCAACCGAAATTATTGCCGCTATTTGGCGAGTCAAGGTTATGCGGTGATGGGCATGGGGTATCGCTTGCTGCCAGATGTCGATGTGCGCGGGCAGATTCAAGACATCTTTGCTAGCTTACGTTGGTTGTCGCATTTTGGTCCACAGCGCGGCTTTGATCTCGATCATGTTCTATTGACCGGTGACTCGGCAGGCGGCCATCTAGCGTCACTAGTGGCCTGCATTCAGCAAAGCGAAGAGCTGCAAGAACTTTTTGGCGTTGATCGAGTTAATTTCAATTTCACTTTGGTGGCCTTGGTGTGCCCAGTCGCTGAACCTGGCAAACTGCCAGAAGCCGCTGGTGATATGAGCGATATGGCCGCTTTTTATCTTGATAAGCTGAGCGGTGGCGATGCTGCATTGGCTGACCACCTTAACTTTTCTCAAGTTGCCAAAGACCTCAAGTTGCCGCCATTCATGCTGATTGGCGGCCAAAATGACAGCTTCTATTTGCAAAGTCAGGCTTTGCTAGAAGTGTTTGCTGCCGATAAGGTGACCTATACGACCAAATTGTGGCCAGCCAGCGCCGGTCCGCACCTCAAGCACGTTTTTAATGTTCAGCATTGGGAATGGCCGGAAAGTATCGAGACAAATTTGGCCATGTTGCGTCAATTCGACGCGCTAAGTAAACAACGCGATGAGGCTGAAGCAGATGATGAGGATGACCTCTAG
- a CDS encoding GlsB/YeaQ/YmgE family stress response membrane protein produces MHFLWALIVGAIIGAIAGAITSKGKSMGWFANIIAGLVGSAIGEGLLGHWGPQLAGMALIPSIIGAIIVVAVVSFFVGRSKD; encoded by the coding sequence ATGCATTTTCTTTGGGCTTTAATTGTTGGTGCTATTATTGGTGCAATTGCTGGTGCTATCACTAGCAAGGGCAAATCGATGGGCTGGTTTGCTAACATCATTGCAGGATTAGTGGGTTCTGCAATTGGTGAGGGACTTTTAGGCCATTGGGGGCCACAGCTGGCAGGAATGGCTTTGATTCCTTCAATTATCGGCGCAATTATTGTTGTTGCCGTAGTCTCCTTCTTTGTTGGCAGATCAAAAGACTGA
- a CDS encoding NAD(P)-dependent malic enzyme — MAKKDFNQLALDQAKEFGGKLSVVSKVPIETRDDLSIAYTPGVGAVSSAIAKDKSLVYDLTTKKNTVAVISDGSAVLGLGNIGAEAAMPVMEGKAALFKRFAKVDSIPIVLDTQDTEEIIAAVKAVAPTFGGINLEDISAPRCFEIEARLIEELDIPLFHDDQHGTAIVVLAALYNALKVAGKDIGDIRVVVNGGGSAGLSVARRFLAAGVKHIMVVDKVGILAEKNADQLPPHHAAIAKITNHENRTGTLEDALQGADVFVGVSAPHVLKPEWIKTMADKPIIFAMANPEPEIFPDEALAAGAYIVGTGRSDFANQINNVLAFPGIFRGALDARVRKITIDMQIAAAKGIASLIPDAELSTTNIIPNAFDGDVAEVVAESVRHAAEATAEA, encoded by the coding sequence ATGGCAAAGAAAGATTTTAATCAACTGGCACTGGATCAGGCAAAAGAATTTGGCGGCAAACTCAGTGTTGTCTCAAAGGTCCCGATTGAGACGCGGGATGATCTCAGTATTGCTTATACACCGGGAGTTGGTGCGGTTTCCTCGGCAATTGCAAAAGACAAGTCTTTGGTTTATGACTTGACGACCAAGAAAAACACAGTGGCAGTTATTAGCGACGGTTCAGCAGTATTAGGTTTGGGAAACATCGGTGCTGAAGCTGCTATGCCAGTCATGGAAGGCAAGGCCGCGCTGTTCAAGCGGTTTGCAAAAGTTGATTCAATTCCGATTGTGCTTGATACGCAAGATACTGAAGAGATTATTGCAGCAGTTAAGGCAGTGGCCCCAACGTTTGGCGGGATTAATCTTGAGGACATCAGTGCGCCGCGTTGCTTTGAAATTGAGGCACGATTGATCGAGGAGCTAGATATTCCGCTATTCCATGACGATCAGCACGGAACTGCCATTGTGGTTCTTGCCGCGCTATACAATGCACTGAAAGTCGCTGGAAAGGATATTGGCGATATCAGGGTCGTTGTCAACGGTGGCGGTTCTGCTGGACTATCTGTTGCCCGGCGCTTCTTGGCCGCTGGCGTTAAGCATATCATGGTGGTCGACAAGGTTGGTATCTTAGCTGAAAAGAATGCCGATCAACTACCGCCACACCATGCCGCCATTGCGAAAATCACGAATCATGAAAATCGGACTGGCACCTTGGAAGATGCGCTGCAAGGTGCAGATGTTTTCGTAGGGGTATCCGCGCCACATGTTTTGAAGCCAGAATGGATCAAAACAATGGCCGACAAGCCGATTATCTTTGCGATGGCTAATCCAGAGCCGGAAATTTTCCCAGATGAGGCATTGGCAGCAGGTGCTTATATTGTCGGTACTGGGCGGAGCGACTTTGCTAATCAGATCAATAATGTGCTTGCTTTCCCAGGCATTTTCCGTGGCGCTTTGGATGCACGCGTACGCAAGATCACCATTGACATGCAAATCGCTGCGGCGAAGGGCATCGCAAGTTTGATTCCGGATGCAGAGCTATCGACCACCAACATCATTCCTAATGCTTTTGACGGGGATGTTGCGGAAGTCGTGGCGGAAAGTGTCCGGCACGCGGCAGAAGCAACAGCAGAAGCTTAA
- a CDS encoding alpha/beta hydrolase, with amino-acid sequence MKQSHLIGLATPLLLSAGTLATAESFYQYAFRRINYIPDARRSMQKYAASYYRHVHWVESQANIEAWHMTAPDNQRLEALWLPHPGSKKAVIVGHGYKGTGITMSNFAHMFYDLGFNVLLPDDRGHGESDGQYISFGWLDRLDYLGWLQRIIDRIGADSQLLLFGTSMGGATVSLVAGEPSLPKQVKAVIEDCGYTDVETELAYLLKKQFHLPPMPLVPLASFLNYRRLGYPLRVVNIRQALTRNHLPLLVIHGAEDVYVPTKMGRQNYAASAGPKALWIVPGAAHAESYWINPEAYQAHVKRFLDIFF; translated from the coding sequence ATGAAACAAAGCCATTTGATCGGCCTTGCAACCCCACTGTTATTATCGGCTGGCACGTTAGCGACCGCCGAAAGCTTTTATCAATATGCATTTCGCCGCATTAACTATATTCCAGACGCGCGGCGTTCGATGCAAAAGTATGCGGCTTCATATTATCGCCATGTCCACTGGGTAGAAAGTCAGGCCAATATTGAGGCATGGCATATGACAGCCCCGGATAATCAACGACTTGAAGCTCTTTGGTTGCCGCATCCCGGCAGTAAAAAAGCGGTGATTGTGGGCCACGGTTACAAAGGTACTGGGATTACGATGAGCAACTTTGCCCACATGTTTTACGATCTAGGCTTCAATGTCCTGCTACCGGATGATCGCGGGCATGGTGAATCGGATGGCCAATACATTAGTTTCGGCTGGCTGGATCGGCTGGATTATTTGGGTTGGCTGCAACGTATCATTGATCGAATCGGTGCAGACAGTCAACTGCTGTTGTTTGGTACCAGCATGGGTGGTGCCACAGTTTCGTTGGTGGCAGGCGAACCCAGTTTGCCCAAACAAGTGAAGGCTGTCATTGAAGACTGCGGCTACACTGATGTTGAAACCGAATTGGCCTACTTACTGAAAAAGCAGTTTCACCTGCCACCAATGCCGTTGGTGCCACTGGCAAGTTTTCTTAACTATCGCCGGTTAGGTTATCCTTTACGCGTTGTCAACATCCGCCAAGCACTCACCCGCAACCATTTGCCACTATTGGTTATTCACGGTGCGGAAGATGTCTATGTGCCAACGAAAATGGGTCGGCAAAATTATGCGGCTTCTGCGGGTCCTAAAGCCCTCTGGATCGTTCCGGGCGCGGCGCACGCGGAAAGCTACTGGATCAACCCGGAAGCTTATCAGGCACACGTCAAACGTTTTCTAGATATCTTTTTCTAA
- a CDS encoding 2-hydroxycarboxylate transporter family protein: MENKTVTPNKSTSPQKKWMDFKVGSVPLPVYIVMAAIIVLAGVMQQLPVNMLGGFAVILTLGWLLGTIGANIPIVKNFGGPAILSLLVPSILVFYNAMNPNVLKAADMLMKQANFLYFYIACLVCGSILGMNRKILIQGLMRMIIPMMLGMILAMGVGTLVGVLLGLEWKHTMFFIVTPVLAGGIGEGILPLSLGYSTITGTTSGALVAQLIPATIIGNFFAIMCSGLLNRLGEKRPELSGQGQLVRLNGAEDDLADAMKDDTGEIDLKMMGAGVLTACTLFILGMLLQSITGFPGPVLMIVAAAILKYLNVIPGETQRGAKQLYKFISSNFTFPLMAGLGLLYIPLKDVVGMLSWQYFIVVISVVLTVVSTGFFVARFLNMNPIETAIVTACQSGMGGTGDVAILSTANRMNLMPFAQVATRLGGAITVISMTAILRMLS; this comes from the coding sequence ATGGAGAACAAGACGGTTACACCCAACAAATCAACGAGTCCGCAGAAAAAGTGGATGGACTTCAAGGTAGGGTCGGTACCATTGCCAGTTTATATCGTGATGGCAGCGATCATCGTCCTTGCCGGTGTGATGCAGCAACTGCCAGTTAACATGCTCGGCGGGTTTGCGGTCATTCTGACGTTGGGTTGGTTATTAGGTACGATCGGAGCCAATATTCCGATTGTGAAGAACTTTGGCGGTCCGGCGATTTTATCGCTGTTGGTACCTTCGATTCTCGTTTTCTACAATGCGATGAATCCGAATGTGTTAAAAGCTGCAGACATGCTCATGAAACAAGCAAACTTTCTTTATTTCTATATTGCCTGTCTTGTCTGCGGCAGTATTTTGGGAATGAACCGTAAAATTCTGATTCAAGGATTGATGCGGATGATTATTCCAATGATGCTCGGCATGATTCTTGCAATGGGTGTCGGGACACTGGTTGGCGTATTACTAGGTTTGGAATGGAAACACACGATGTTCTTCATCGTCACGCCAGTATTGGCAGGCGGTATTGGTGAAGGTATTTTACCGCTATCTCTAGGATACAGCACGATCACAGGCACGACCAGCGGCGCGCTTGTCGCTCAGCTTATTCCGGCGACGATTATTGGAAACTTTTTCGCGATTATGTGTTCAGGTTTATTGAATCGATTAGGGGAAAAGCGGCCAGAGTTGTCAGGCCAAGGGCAGCTGGTTCGATTAAACGGGGCCGAAGATGATCTCGCTGATGCGATGAAAGACGATACCGGCGAAATTGATTTGAAAATGATGGGCGCTGGCGTCTTGACCGCCTGTACTTTATTCATCTTGGGCATGTTGCTTCAGTCCATCACAGGCTTCCCAGGACCAGTGCTGATGATTGTTGCTGCCGCAATTTTGAAATATCTCAACGTTATCCCAGGAGAAACGCAACGTGGCGCTAAGCAATTGTATAAATTTATTTCCAGTAACTTCACTTTCCCATTGATGGCGGGACTTGGTCTCTTATACATTCCGCTAAAAGATGTGGTTGGTATGCTAAGTTGGCAATATTTTATCGTCGTGATCAGTGTTGTGTTGACGGTTGTTTCAACCGGCTTCTTTGTGGCTCGGTTCTTGAATATGAATCCGATTGAAACGGCCATCGTGACAGCCTGTCAAAGCGGCATGGGCGGGACCGGCGACGTGGCGATTCTGAGTACGGCGAACCGCATGAACCTCATGCCATTTGCGCAGGTCGCAACACGCTTGGGTGGTGCCATCACTGTTATCTCAATGACCGCGATTCTACGGATGCTTTCATAA
- a CDS encoding IS30 family transposase, producing the protein MAIITLIERSQIELMQHHTIQYIAATLGRSRISIRHELHRCPEGDYCAIIAQDHADTCRHRCGRHSILTPKLKRMVTEKLNLGWSPEMVGYAVHCAPHTIYHWIYQRQVDFQPSQLFDHGKRHKRRQDLRSRYNQAVGTSIEIRSESANRRTEKGHLEMDTVRGGRGSKAAVLTIVDRVTRLMATTKLENLSQNAVLKGFARLMVDFPGPVRSVTVDHGKEFSCDQALTKRYRIPVYFCHAYHPNERGTNERFNRELRYYFPKGTQFDQVSETDIQQATALINNKPRKCLRWQTPVQAVSKPLSRW; encoded by the coding sequence ATGGCCATTATAACCTTAATTGAACGATCTCAGATAGAACTGATGCAACACCACACGATTCAATACATCGCCGCGACCTTAGGCCGCTCTCGTATTTCTATTAGGCATGAGCTTCACCGTTGCCCTGAAGGTGATTACTGCGCCATTATAGCTCAGGATCATGCCGATACTTGTCGGCATCGTTGTGGTCGGCACTCGATTTTAACGCCTAAGTTGAAGCGGATGGTAACTGAGAAGCTAAACCTAGGTTGGTCCCCTGAAATGGTCGGTTATGCCGTTCACTGTGCGCCACACACGATTTACCACTGGATTTATCAAAGACAAGTCGATTTTCAGCCAAGCCAACTCTTTGATCACGGTAAACGTCATAAAAGAAGACAAGACCTTCGGTCGCGCTATAACCAAGCAGTAGGCACCTCAATTGAGATTCGCAGTGAGTCAGCTAATCGGCGAACCGAAAAAGGACATTTAGAGATGGATACAGTTCGCGGTGGTCGCGGGTCAAAGGCTGCTGTTTTGACCATTGTCGATCGGGTGACACGTTTAATGGCGACAACTAAGCTTGAAAACTTATCACAAAATGCTGTTCTCAAGGGATTTGCAAGACTGATGGTGGACTTTCCGGGTCCGGTTCGATCAGTGACGGTTGATCACGGTAAAGAGTTTTCCTGCGATCAGGCGCTTACAAAGCGCTATCGGATACCGGTTTACTTTTGCCACGCCTATCACCCGAATGAACGGGGCACAAATGAACGGTTCAATCGAGAACTTCGCTACTATTTCCCGAAGGGAACACAGTTTGATCAGGTTTCAGAGACCGATATTCAACAAGCCACAGCGCTTATCAATAACAAACCTAGAAAATGTCTCCGTTGGCAAACCCCAGTTCAAGCAGTGAGCAAGCCTCTTTCTAGGTGGTAA
- a CDS encoding IS3 family transposase, which yields MPTRYDKEFKQNIINLYKQGESAAQLAREYGIGYSTVHKWIQGQAKTQSGKSPDEIKAMEKRLASLSEENEILRKPQGNPP from the coding sequence ATGCCAACTCGTTACGACAAAGAATTCAAACAAAACATTATCAACCTATATAAGCAAGGCGAATCAGCTGCTCAACTGGCCAGAGAATATGGCATTGGCTATTCAACAGTTCATAAGTGGATCCAGGGCCAGGCCAAAACTCAATCCGGTAAATCGCCAGACGAAATCAAAGCGATGGAAAAGCGACTGGCTTCGCTGTCTGAGGAGAACGAAATCCTAAGAAAACCTCAGGGAAACCCGCCCTGA
- a CDS encoding IS30-like element ISLpl1 family transposase, with amino-acid sequence MSSITYSERIKIETFCELGLSNIQMGVRLNRSPSTISYELSRCQPYQAELAQTDAEYKRSRCGRKTKLSDELKQKILNHLRLSWSPGMIAHEFKLATKSIYNWLNQGRIGFSLNDLPEHGVRQRRNVDQRSKYNQSLGRSIEQRPMMINQRNRIGDFELDTVVGPRGHSKAVLLTLIDRKSRFLWAYRLKDWTTATVNEALTKFLTTFNGPVHSFTVDRGTEFSGLVSLESQYGIKTYYCHAYTPAERGSNERFNRNLRYFYPKGTRFEHISAQDLTTTLLQINQRPLKILDWQTPYQVMLTNLSKNSD; translated from the coding sequence TTGTCTAGTATAACCTATTCCGAACGAATTAAAATCGAAACCTTTTGTGAACTAGGGCTGTCCAATATCCAAATGGGCGTTCGGCTGAACCGATCACCGTCAACAATTTCTTATGAATTATCTCGATGTCAACCTTATCAGGCTGAATTAGCACAAACAGATGCCGAATACAAGCGATCACGATGTGGTCGGAAAACTAAGCTGAGCGATGAGTTAAAGCAAAAAATTCTCAACCATTTACGTCTAAGCTGGTCACCAGGAATGATTGCTCACGAATTTAAACTAGCTACTAAATCTATTTATAATTGGCTAAATCAGGGGAGAATTGGTTTCTCCTTGAATGATCTACCTGAACATGGCGTACGCCAACGGCGTAACGTTGACCAACGATCCAAATATAATCAATCTTTGGGGCGATCAATTGAACAGCGTCCCATGATGATTAATCAACGTAATCGCATCGGCGATTTTGAACTAGATACAGTCGTTGGTCCTCGTGGGCATAGTAAGGCAGTTTTATTAACTTTAATCGATCGAAAATCACGGTTCCTTTGGGCATACCGGTTAAAAGATTGGACGACAGCGACTGTTAATGAAGCACTAACTAAGTTCCTAACCACTTTTAATGGTCCGGTGCACAGCTTTACTGTGGACCGTGGCACTGAGTTTAGTGGGCTAGTATCACTTGAATCACAATATGGTATTAAGACCTATTACTGCCATGCTTATACTCCAGCTGAACGTGGTAGTAATGAACGCTTTAATCGGAATTTACGTTATTTTTATCCTAAAGGGACTCGTTTTGAGCACATTAGTGCTCAAGATTTAACGACGACGTTACTCCAAATTAACCAGCGACCGCTTAAAATACTCGACTGGCAAACACCGTATCAGGTTATGCTGACAAATTTGTCCAAAAATTCGGATTAA
- a CDS encoding ribose-phosphate diphosphokinase, giving the protein MHELKLFSLNGNRPLAEKIAEEVGLPLSPARVNHFADGEVQIELPESVRGADVYVIQSVSDPVNENFMELMIMVDALRRASAHHINVVIPYYGYARADRKARSREPITAKLVANMLEMDGVNRIIAVELHADQIQGFFDIPVDHLKAHHLIGDYFKKLDLGDNVVVIAPDHSGTKQARALAEELHTPIAIVDKRDQEHIGVIGDVAGMHAIVIDDLIDTGDRIVDSYKALSEAGALDVYAAATHGVFSRGAVDRIKHLGLKRVVITDTIKLDPKHKFEGLDQISVGPMLGKAIKLINSNQSIHVLF; this is encoded by the coding sequence ATGCACGAATTAAAATTATTCAGTCTTAATGGGAACCGGCCATTAGCTGAAAAGATTGCGGAAGAGGTCGGGCTACCGCTGTCGCCAGCTCGAGTGAATCATTTTGCTGATGGGGAAGTTCAAATTGAACTACCGGAAAGTGTTCGTGGCGCTGATGTATATGTGATCCAGTCGGTCTCTGATCCGGTTAATGAGAACTTCATGGAACTTATGATCATGGTTGATGCGTTGCGGCGGGCGAGTGCTCACCATATTAATGTCGTGATTCCTTATTATGGCTACGCACGGGCTGATCGCAAGGCGCGCTCCCGTGAGCCAATCACAGCCAAACTTGTTGCTAACATGCTGGAGATGGATGGCGTTAATCGGATCATTGCTGTTGAACTTCATGCGGATCAGATTCAAGGCTTTTTCGATATCCCAGTTGACCATCTCAAGGCCCACCACTTGATCGGTGATTACTTCAAGAAGCTAGATCTTGGCGATAATGTCGTTGTCATCGCGCCTGATCACAGTGGTACCAAGCAAGCGCGGGCATTGGCTGAAGAATTACATACGCCAATTGCTATTGTTGATAAGCGCGATCAAGAGCACATCGGGGTTATCGGGGACGTTGCCGGCATGCACGCCATCGTGATTGATGACCTAATCGATACCGGCGATCGCATCGTGGACTCTTACAAAGCCCTGAGTGAAGCAGGTGCACTTGATGTCTACGCGGCAGCCACCCACGGCGTATTCTCCCGTGGCGCTGTTGATCGCATCAAGCATCTGGGACTCAAGCGGGTCGTCATCACTGATACCATTAAGCTCGATCCTAAGCACAAATTCGAAGGCTTAGATCAGATCTCGGTCGGTCCAATGCTTGGCAAGGCGATCAAACTGATCAACAGCAATCAATCCATTCACGTTTTATTCTAG